A part of Aegilops tauschii subsp. strangulata cultivar AL8/78 chromosome 2, Aet v6.0, whole genome shotgun sequence genomic DNA contains:
- the LOC109732099 gene encoding uncharacterized protein: protein MSPPPPPPPPRTRPSRSSPLPPTADLAVLLTHHRRPRPSLPSPHLPANSTPEEIERAPECARPRSLLPRFPAPEPHERSSSCVFARRRRRPPATACRSQQFAAMDARVPDLAARRPDAKSLLAVPAPLGRSLAQVQAPPTFASSPWPPLLRLLRGQSSVSVNVSSRRLCSLSGSIDSSSTPTVSLRSAPELAVAALFSSAPTSQAVRLQLSALALYCVVHSIRDLFQGLGSALSMEKGDIYSFCILNMLANMQE from the exons atgtccccgccgccgccgccacctcctccccgtACCCGCCCCTCCCGATCCAGTCCTCTCCCACCCACCGCCGACCTTGCCGTCCTCCTCACCCACCACCGCCGACCTCGTCCCTCCCTCCCCTCTCCGCATCTTCCGGCCAACTCTACGCCCGAGGAGATCGAGCGAGCGCCCGAGTGCGCCCGTCCTCGCAGCCTCCTCCCACGATTCCCCGCGCCCGAGCCCCACGAGAGGAGCTCCTCCTGTGTTTTTGcacgccgccgccggcgaccaccagCCACAGCTTGCCGGAGCCAGCAG TTCGCCGCCATGGACGCTCGTGTCCCCGACCTTGCAGCGCGCCGCCCCGATGCGAAGTCCCTCCTGGCCGTTCCTGCGCCGCTGGGCCGAAGCCTCGCCCAAGTCCAAGCGCCGCCCACGTTTGCCTCCTCGCCATGGCCTCCCCTGCTTCGTCTGCTTCGCGGACAGAGCTCCGTCTCCGTCAACGTGTCCTCCCGCCGTCTCTGTTCGCTGTCGGGCTCAATCGACTCCAGCAGCACCCCCACGGTGTCGCTCCGCTCGGCACCCGAG CTTGCAGTAGCAGCTCTCTTCTCCAGTGCGCCCACCAGCCAGGCCGTTCGTCTCCAGCTCTCCGCTCTGGCTCTGTATTGCGTTGTTCATTCAATCAGGGATCTATTCCAAGGTCTCGGGTCCGCCCTCTCCATGGAGAAAGGAGATATCTATTCATTTTGC ATTCTGAACATGCTAGCAAATATGCAGGAGTAA